A genomic window from Denticeps clupeoides chromosome 11, fDenClu1.1, whole genome shotgun sequence includes:
- the pik3ip1 gene encoding phosphoinositide-3-kinase-interacting protein 1 isoform X1, producing the protein MFYSLPSVFIAVAAVGATLVTDECIRSRGVDYRGLRQTSSAGSDCLNWINATRDYDTTVHADAETGVGDHSYCRNPDASDAPWCYVSGPDGDVLRQACAIASCSADQSSAPEGPESPDPSPAPTARLPEIFGPARSVPAQGEVAAVQPVRGGSQWVRTGPKKKKDLGTLGYVLGIIMMAIIILLGVGITLGYFYKRGMDLKKQQEQRRYEREMQRITLPLSAFTNATCELVDENTIVITAEQPSGQDGAITGGDPLLAQAVTPGA; encoded by the exons ATGTTTTACTCGCTGCCGAGCGTCTTTATCGCCGTGGCCGCGGTTGGCGCGACGTTAGTCACCGACG AATGCATCAGGTCCCGCGGCGTGGACTACAGAGGCCTGAGACAGACGTCCAGCGCCGGCTCGGACTGTCTGAACTGGATCAACGCCACCAGGGACTACGACACGACCGTGCACGCTGATGCGGAGACAG GCGTGGGAGACCACAGTTACTGCCGCAACCCCGACGCTTCTGATGCACCGTGGTGCTACGTGTCCGGCCCAGATGGAGACGTCCTCCGACAGGCGTGTGCCATCGCCTCCTGCTCAG CAGACCAAAGCAGTGCTCCAGAAGGGCCAGAGTCACCGGACCCGTCGCCAGCTCCAACTGCCAGGCTGCCGGAGATCTTCGGGCCGGCCAGGTCTGTGCCTGCCCAAGGGGAGGTGGCAGCAGTGCAGCCGGTCCGGGGAGGTAGTCAGTGGGTCAGAACAGGacccaagaagaagaaggaccTCGGAACTTTGG GCTATGTTCTGGGCATCATAATGATGGCAATCATCATCCTGCTGGGAGTGGGCATCACTCTGGGCTACTTCTACAAAAG GGGGATGGACCTGAAGAAGCAGCAAGAACAGAGGCGCTACGAGCGCGAGATGCAGAGAATTACGCTGCCCCTCTCCGCCTTCACCAACGCCACCTGTGAGCTGGTGGACGAGAACACCATCGTCATCACGGCCGAGCAGCCCTCGGGCCAGGACGGTGCCATCACTGGAGGGGATCCCCTGTTGGCTCAAGCTGTCACCCCTGGAGCATGA
- the pik3ip1 gene encoding phosphoinositide-3-kinase-interacting protein 1 isoform X2 gives MFYSLPSVFIAVAAVGATLVTDECIRSRGVDYRGLRQTSSAGSDCLNWINATRDYDTTVHADAETGVGDHSYCRNPDASDAPWCYVSGPDGDVLRQACAIASCSDQSSAPEGPESPDPSPAPTARLPEIFGPARSVPAQGEVAAVQPVRGGSQWVRTGPKKKKDLGTLGYVLGIIMMAIIILLGVGITLGYFYKRGMDLKKQQEQRRYEREMQRITLPLSAFTNATCELVDENTIVITAEQPSGQDGAITGGDPLLAQAVTPGA, from the exons ATGTTTTACTCGCTGCCGAGCGTCTTTATCGCCGTGGCCGCGGTTGGCGCGACGTTAGTCACCGACG AATGCATCAGGTCCCGCGGCGTGGACTACAGAGGCCTGAGACAGACGTCCAGCGCCGGCTCGGACTGTCTGAACTGGATCAACGCCACCAGGGACTACGACACGACCGTGCACGCTGATGCGGAGACAG GCGTGGGAGACCACAGTTACTGCCGCAACCCCGACGCTTCTGATGCACCGTGGTGCTACGTGTCCGGCCCAGATGGAGACGTCCTCCGACAGGCGTGTGCCATCGCCTCCTGCTCAG ACCAAAGCAGTGCTCCAGAAGGGCCAGAGTCACCGGACCCGTCGCCAGCTCCAACTGCCAGGCTGCCGGAGATCTTCGGGCCGGCCAGGTCTGTGCCTGCCCAAGGGGAGGTGGCAGCAGTGCAGCCGGTCCGGGGAGGTAGTCAGTGGGTCAGAACAGGacccaagaagaagaaggaccTCGGAACTTTGG GCTATGTTCTGGGCATCATAATGATGGCAATCATCATCCTGCTGGGAGTGGGCATCACTCTGGGCTACTTCTACAAAAG GGGGATGGACCTGAAGAAGCAGCAAGAACAGAGGCGCTACGAGCGCGAGATGCAGAGAATTACGCTGCCCCTCTCCGCCTTCACCAACGCCACCTGTGAGCTGGTGGACGAGAACACCATCGTCATCACGGCCGAGCAGCCCTCGGGCCAGGACGGTGCCATCACTGGAGGGGATCCCCTGTTGGCTCAAGCTGTCACCCCTGGAGCATGA
- the LOC114799511 gene encoding thyroid adenoma-associated protein homolog translates to MSRVMISVEEARVQVQVLLASVLRDDKNILNVFFDRLTECTRSPAKRCKERALDQALQLLRNLPREELRSLEAEQLASLVRLLVAMLLDMATISTACRKLDQILQLLAQFGHRVVREELQRCVQILLRRDQKVMSLKDLQTVCMMLEDCTLAREALRQECALLLGKVSEVFPAILREESSRNGTLCYQAVKVCLQMFQLLPQQVCPFIFGIEKGNSVMQGILKYLMDIILGGSNSRDIRILAGTAVAMMISISSESEDGKSAACSLLQVTRQEPWMLTMGGLHILCEPRCPDGVDRLAITRGLLTGCRKDILTSRFDPEGTCLLLDGLFPVVTALCEEKLDCHYLVFQVFTMWLKSVKECLPDIWNIVNAPVLGKGSILQHKLFQVIWNNAESPVEGVSEYVRGAFGLFVEIYDLDCRCYGDTERTLLTQLLQQITELPWETKAKYPLLCVLLPYVGTYMVLEQYPDLPTHLLKCLSTNHLSPCASDVYKCFIQQQRKELCQNRDVPPSETEAANHWGQHWKTSLLEALTSEVTLLQNNASSHLLPCTLRTVPSAFEVLLSSLAPTSRGDLRAWACIMSSHRATSGGSPWFSEDSPALETLRRALSSLDDGVRLAAFNLLCSSPKSKELPSLVELSAMKNFIPMNLNSESSPFRQHLHAGVKRFLVRIRDSCLSKLVGSRNKGHLSVDKERDLREGVEFVDWLAHQAFTHLTMGSSYQRKKTALLLLAAILEVCTDTWSPDKKKGQPPANMSCLITWARQRGQWDFFSRSKQLVLISSLEDATNEIRDSAAELLLRFFPSCFPDDVVPVLFRRVDGLLHSPRVQEAQMGALMMKMLLQKSTDLSQAWLDSSVVGLVQGDKTATLTKHLLHLLEQHYVVAKRDMLLASRTKPIHGIVAALQRCLLEVPGTLAVALELGVVQEMVFLLQKIALFLLGVLYGDQDTDGKEVPPSFCDMGNAISSVIGQGTDTEDPGEECVLLSEEHSLVLTCCWVSLKEVGIFLGSLVEMTMGQADDLGASMTAEDLKVASKIFKDIILKCRHWGAVEGCCVGFTKFCRALLGSADPELRDIPADMLREGLGHLQTPRGTSVTRRAAGLPMLVLCVVAAEESSQSRPLLSLSVSSLLVTASTPVPGDWDQTLDLPQVCAVHTLQALVRGSGLGVAILQHASAMAILSLKLLSSTCWAMRNAALQLYSSLSSRMLGQQPAGDWGSCHYGMSPSAFFTHYPSLLPFLLHKLQGAAQDLQDSAQHARFCLHPALHPVLTLLAKLQCGVQHRNSSLLEFLAPLLQLASSPVYGIRVMASKALCAMTPPSEYSALLQKLAEELAEFPEKPCYHNLLHGQLLQMRELLTRALLSDRTTSSAWSDLAATFESRLWLAMPVQQCPLVKGVYVEVAGLLRRHLSESFLHQLASLLRSELHMEPHRLQVGSASFHQTAVHFLCKDPTWGCQVWRGFCRESPVVRLSLVKWATENHSWSGTVMQQELERALLDNLKRALLDEDVEYRGAYLAALLAVMTARVNGEIGYTAAALLPVAELHECLEILLKAMESLDGGPEYLSQALRVASLLLSRSLEPTLLLRWCCLLEMHRDAEAPEALRMACAQSLSLAGTTVVYKSLRVSCALQEISTRVISTGLYLLQDESHQVRVETSIFVSTLTSALKGRDEQPVFLVHVNQSLLLLLDLLLGELWDSCGTLEAMLCHLPEISVSSMLRDAQETQCSSLYEQDEANVFAEPSAISECLLPYLLQLAQKSADSAALAQQFSSWAKQNTANVLENLSVCRQLGSVKTLDRSWLGLLSEPRFHSAVGGLFTRAAFLCYLLELGDDLQPLCDPSTLAKNLLELHHELALKGLFLSQAFISPVRALYAEEGSQKGPDGR, encoded by the exons atgtctagggttatgatatCGGTGGAAGAAGCCcgtgttcaagttcaagttctcCTGGCCTCAGTTCTGAGagatgacaaaaacattttaaacgtCTTTTTTGACAGGCTCACGGAATGCACACG GAGCCCTGCAAAGCGCTGCAAGGAGCGCGCCCTGGACCAGGCGCTGCAGCTGCTCAGAAACCTCCCCAGAGAGGAGCTCCGGTCCCTGGAGGCAGAGCAGCTCGCCTCGCTGGTGCGCCTGCTCGTCGCGATGCTGCTGGACATGGCGACCATATCGACGGCATGTCGCAAGCTCGACCAA ATCTTGCAGCTGTTGGCCCAATTCGGCCACCGTGTTGTACGTGAAGAACTGCAGCGCTGTGTTCAGATCTTGCTGCGTCGTGACCAGAAG GTAATGTCACTGAAGGATCTCCAGACAG tttGCATGATGTTGGAAGACTGCACGCTTGCACGTGAAGCATTGAGGCAGGAGTGTGCGCTTCTTCTGGGCAAAGTTTCTGAAGTGTTCCCTGCCATCCTCAGAGAGGAATCTTCCCGAAACGGCACCCTTTGTTATCAGGCTGTTAAG GTGTGCCTGCAGATGTTCCAGCTCTTGCCTCAACAGGTTTGCCCTTTTATTTTTGGGATTGAGAAAGGCAACTCAGTCATGCAGGGCATCTTGAAATATCTCATGGACATCATTCTGGGAGGG agTAACAGTCGAGACATCAGAATCCTGGCAGGCACTGCAGTTGCCATGATGATCAGCATTTCTTCAGAGAGTGAGGATGGGAAATCTGCCGCTTGCTCCCTACTGCAGGTTACAAGACAAG AGCCCTGGATGTTGACTATGGGTGGCCTTCACATCCTGTGTGAACCCAGATGTCCGGATGGCGTGGACAGGTTGGCCATCACCAGGGGCTTGCTGACTGGTTGCAGGAAGGACATCCTCACCAGCAGATTTGATCCTGAAGGG acTTGTTTGCTCTTAGATGGCTTATTTCCTGTAGTTACGGCACTATGTGAAGAGAAGCTCGATTGTCACTATTTAGTttttcaag TGTTTACAATGTGGCTGAAGAGTGTGAAGGAGTGTCTACCAGACATATGGAATATCGTCAATGCGCCTGTACTGGGGAAAGGATCCATCCTTCAACACAAGCTCTTCCAGGTCATCTGGAACAATGCAGAGAGCCCA GTAGAAGGTGTTTCTGAGTATGTCCGTGGTGCCTTTGGTTTGTTTGTGGAAATCTATGACCTGGACTGCCGGTGTTACGGAGACACAGAGAGGACACTTCTCACTCAACTGCTGCAGCAAATCACTGAGCTTCCCTGGGAGACAAAAGCTAAATACCCCCTACTCTGTGTTCTGCTGCCTTATGTAGGCACCTACAtg gtGTTGGAGCAGTATCCTGATCTCCCCACTCATCTTCTAAAGTGCCTCTCAACCAATCACCTCTCCCCATGTGCCTCTGATGTCTACAAGTGCTTCATTCAGCAGCAGAGAAAAGAGCTGTGTCAAAACCGAGACGTCCCACCCTCGGAGACGGAAGCGGCGAATCACTGGGGCCAGCACTGGAAAACGTCCCTTCTGGAAGCTCTGACCTCTGAGGTCACCCTTTTACAGAACAACGCTTCCAGCCACCTCCTGCCCTGCACGCTGCGCACCGTCCCCTCTGCCTTCGAGGTGCTGCTGTCCTCGCTGGCACCCACCTCCCGCGGGGACCTCCGCGCCTGGGCCTGCATCATGAGCTCCCACAGGGCCACGAGCGGAGGTTCCCCCTGGTTCTCAGAGGACAGCCCTGCCTTGGAGACCCTCAGGCGGGCCCTGAGCTCGCTGGATGACGGCGTCCGACTTGCTGCCTTCAACCTCTTGTGCAGCAGCCCCAAGAGCAAGGAGCTGCCAAGCCTGGTGGAGCTTTCTGCCATGAAGAACTTCATCCCTATGAACCTGAACAGCGAGTCTTCACCCTTCAGGCAACACCTTCACGCCGGAGTCAAGAGGTTCCTTGTGCGGATACGAGACTCCTGCCTTTCCAAACTGGTGGGCAGCAGGAATAAAGGACACCTCAGTGTGGACAAGGAGCGAGATCTACGAGAAGGCGTAG AGTTTGTGGACTGGCTGGCCCACCAAGCCTTTACTCACCTCACCATGGGGAGCAGTTATCAGAGGAAGAAGacggccctgctgctgctggctgccATTCTGGAGGTGTGCACGGACACCTGGAGTCCCGATAAGAAGAAGGGACAGCCGCCAG CTAATATGTCCTGTCTAATAACTTGGGCCAGACAACGAGGACAGTGGGACTTTTTCTCCAGGTCAAAGCAGTTGGTCCTCATCAGTAGTTTGGAGGATGCTACCAATGAG ATCCGTGATTCGGCAGCGGAGTTGCTGCTGAGGTTTTTCCCATCTTGCTTCCCTGATGACGTAGTGCCTGTGCTGTTCAGGCGGGTGGATGGACTGCTTCACAGTCCTCGGGTGCAGGAGGCTCAGATGGGAGCTCTGATGATGAAGATGCTTCTGCAGAA GTCTACCGACTTGTCTCAGGCTTGGCTGGACAGCAGCGTTGTTGGACTTGTGCAGGGTGATAAGACAGCCACACTTACCAAACATCTGCTGCATCTGCTAGAGCAGCACTACGTTGTGGCCAAGAGGGACATGCTACTGGCCTCACGGACCAAACCCATACATG GCATTGTGGCTGCCCTACAGAGGTGTTTGCTGGAGGTACCTGGAACCCTAGCTGTAGCCTTGGAACTTGGTGTGGTTCAAGAGATGGTATTCCTGTTGCAGAAGATCGCCCTGTTCCTACTAGGGGTGTTGTACGGGGATCAGGACACTGATGGAAAAG AAGTTCCACCATCCTTTTGTGACATGGGCAATGCTATCAGCTCAGTGATTGGTCAAGGGACTGACACTGAGGATCCTGGGGAAGAATGTGTGCTCTTGTCAGAGGAACACAGTCTGGTGCTCACCTGCTGCTGGGTCTCACTCAAG gaAGTTGGGATATTCCTGGGGTCCCTGGTGGAGATGACTATGGGCCAAGCTGATGACCTGGGTGCTTCCATGACTGCCGAGGATCTAAAGGTGGCCTCCAAAATCTTCAAGGACATCATTCTGAAGTGTCGACACTGG GGGGCAGTAGAGGGATGCTGTGTTGGGTTCACTAAGTTCTGCCGGGCTCTGCTGGGCAGTGCTGACCCGGAGCTCCGAGACATCCCTGCAGACATGCTCAGAGAG GGACTGGGTCACCTCCAGACTCCCCGTGGTACGTCAGTCACCCGGCGAGCTGCAGGGCTGCCCATGCTGGTGCTGTGTGTGGTGGCTGCGGAGGAGTCCAGCCAGAGCAGACCACTCCTGTCCCTCAGCGTCAGTTCACTGCTGGTCACGGCCAGCACCCCGGTACCTGGAGACTGGGACCAGACGCTGGATCTTCCTCAG GTGTGTGCCGTACACACTCTGCAGGCGTTGGTGCGGGGATCTGGTCTGGGTGTGGCCATCCTTCAGCATGCATCAGCCATGGCCATCCTGTCCCTCAAGCTCCTGAGTTCCACTTGCTGGGCCATGAGAAACGCTGCTCTGCAGCTGTACA GTTCTCTGAGTTCCCGAATGCTGGGCCAGCAGCCTGCGGGCGACTGGGGCTCCTGCCATTATGGCATGTCTCCGTCTGCCTTCTTTACCCATTACCCCTCCCTGCTGCCCTTCCTCCTGCACAAGCTCCAAGGAGCAGCCCAAGACCTCCAGGACTCTGCTCAGCATGCCCGCTTCTGCCTCCATCCCGCTCTCCACCCGGTGCTCACTCTACTGGCCAAACTGCAGTGTGGAGTTCAGCACAGAAACAG CTCCCTGTTGGAGTTCCTGGCTCCACTGCTCCAGCTTGCCTCCAGCCCTGTCTATGGTATTAGAGTGATGGCCTCCAAAGCTCTGTGTGCCATGACCCCACCCTCCGAGTACTCTGCCCTGCTCCAGAAACTGGCAGAAGAGTTGGCCGAGTTCCCGGAGAAGCCCTGCTATCACAACCTACTGCATGGGCAGCTTCTGCAGATGAGAGAACTTCTGACCCGTGCCCTGCTCTCAGACAG GACTACTTCCAGTGCTTGGTCTGATCTGGCGGCAACATTTGAATCCAGGCTCTGGTTGGCGATGCCTGTGCAGCAGTGCCCTCTGGTCAAAGGCGTATATGTGGAGGTGGCAGGTCTGTTGAGGAGGCACCTCTCAGAGTCTTTCCTCCACCAGCTGGCTTCACTGCTACGGTCAGAACTCCACATGGAACCACACAGACTACAG GTTGGCTCTGCCTCCTTTCACCAAACCGCTGTCCACTTCTTGTGTAAGGACCCCACCTGGGGGTGTCAAGTGTGGCGGGGCTTCTGCCGTGAGAGTCCAGTTGTACGGCTTTCATTGGTCAAATGGGCGACAGAAAATCACAGCTGGAGTGGGACTGTCATGCAGCAGGAGTTAGAGAGAGCATTGTTG GACAACCTGAAGAGGGCGCTGCTTGATGAGGATGTGGAGTACAGAGGTGCATATTTGGCAGCTCTGTTAGCTGTTATGACTGCACGAGTAAACGGAGAAATCGGCTATACAGCTGCTGCACTACTGCCTGTCGCTGAGTTGCACGAGTGCCTTGAAATCCTGCTGAAGGCGATGGAGAGTTTGGATGGAGGGCCAGAGTACCTCTCCCAGGCTCTGCGTGTTGCCAGCCTCCTTCTCTCTCGAAG CCTCGAGCCAACGCTGCTCCTACGCTGGTGCTGCTTGCTGGAGATGCACCGTGATGCAGAAGCTCCCGAAGCTCTCAGGATGGCTTGTGCTCAGTCTCTCAGTCTGGCTGGAACCACAGTGGTGTATAAGAGCCTCAGAGTCAGTTGTGCTTTGCAGGAAATTAGCACCAG GGTTATCAGCACAGGCTTGTACCTGCTGCAGGATGAGAGCCATCAAGTGAGGGTGGAAACGTCCATCTTTGTTTCCACACTCACCTCTGCACTGAAGGGAAGAGATGAACAGCCTGTCTTCCTCGTACATGTCAACCAGTCACTGCTCTTGCTCTTGGACCTGTTACTGGGAGAGTTATGGGATAGTTGTGGCACTCTGGAGGCCATGCTCTGCCATCTGCCTGAGATTAGCGTGAGCAGCATGCTGAGAGATGCCCAGGAGACACA GTGCAGCAGTCTGTATGAACAGGACGAAGCCAACGTGTTTGCTGAGCCCTCGGCCATCTCTGAGTGCCTCCTGCCCTACCTGCTCCAGCTGGCCCAGAAATCCGCAGACTCTGCAGCTCTGGCACAGCAATTCAGCAGCTGGGCGAAGCAGAATACAGCCAACGTGCTGGAGAACCTGTCTGTGTGCAGACAGCTCGGGTCAG TGAAGACGCTGGATCGATCCTGGCTCGGTCTGCTGTCTGAGCCTCGTTTCCACAGTGCTGTCGGTGGACTCTTCACCAGAGCGGCTTTTCTCTGTTACCTGCTTGAGCTCGGTGATGATCTACAACCCCTTTGTGACCCCTCGACCCTTGCCAAGAACTTGCTTGAGCTCCACCATGAACTGGCACTAAAAGGCTTGTTCTTGTCCCAAGCCTTCATCAGCCCTGTGAGAGCACTGTATGCAGAGGAGGGCTCCCAGAAAGGCCCAGACGGACGCTAA